The nucleotide sequence GCGGAGGCGATGTCCTCCGTGCTGGCGATGGCTTGTCCACCTGCGGAACGTATTTCGTCGACCACTGCCGATGCCATCGCCGGGTCGGAGCCGCCGCCGCGCGGACTACCGCCGAGGTCGTTGACCACCACGCGCGCGCCGCGCCGGCCGAGTTCGGCTGCTTGGGAACGGCCGAGACCGCCCGCCCCGCCGGTGACGATGATGACGTCGCCATCGAATTCGACTGTCATGCAATGCTCCTTGCTTACAGGTCGGGATAGTCGGCGGGGAACAGGCCGGGGGGAGCGGCGCCGTCGACCTCAAGTAGCTTGCCGGTCACCCATGATGACGCCGGTGACGCGAAGAACGTCACCGCGGCCGCGATGTCGGCGGGTGTTCCGTTACGCCGCATCGGCGTTTTGGCGTGCATCGACTCGCGCACCTGCGGTGCCATCTCGAGGAAGCCACGCAACGCATCGGTTTCCGTGGCGCCGGGAAACACCGCGTTCACCCGGACCCGGGGCGAGAGCTCAATCGCCAACAGCCGGGTCAGCTGCGCCAGGGCCGACTTGCTCAGGCTGTAGGAGATGAAGCCGCGCTCGGCCATCAAGCCCGCCATTGAGCCGATGTTCACGATCGACCCGCCGCCCCGTTGCAGCATCTGCGGCATGGCGAGCCGGGTCAACTCGAATGGCGTCGACACGTTGAAGTGGAATGCGTATTCCAGGCTCGCGACCGTCGTCGTCTGGATCGTGCCGAGCTGGTCGGTGCCACCGGCGTTGTTGACCAGGATGTCCAACCCGCCAAGCGCACTTACCGTTTCGTCGACCAGATGCGGCAGCCCGGCGTGGTCGGTGACGTCGCCGGGTATCGCGACGGCCTGGCGGCCCAGCTCGCGCACCTGCTTGGCGACCGCTTCGATGTCTTCCTTGGTGCGCGCCGTCATGGCGACGTCGGCACCCGCCTCGGCGAGCGCGACGGCGATTCCCGCGCCAATTCCCTTACCCGCTCCGGTGACCAACGCCACTTTTCCGTCCAACCGGTAGTGGTCGAGGATTCCCGCCATCAGACGGTGATTCCGAAGACCTCGGCGGCATTGCCGCGGCAGATCTGGTCGACTTCGTTGGCGGGCACGCCGTCGAATTGCTTTTCGATCCACTCCGCGGAGAACGGGAACGACCCCTCGTGGTGCGGATAGTCGTTGCCCCACATCAAGCAGTCCAGGCCCGTGAGGTCGCGGTTGCGGATGGCCAGCGGGTCCCACATGAACGTCGCGTGCGTTTGGCGCTTGAGGTAATAGCTCGGGTGCACGTCGATCTTGGCCGGGCCCATCAGGTCGTCGATGCCGAGTTGGTGCAGCCGGCTCTGGCTGAAGTGGTGGTCGTAGAACTGCATGGCGAAGGCCAACCAACCGGCATAGCCCTCCGTACAGATCACGTGCAGGTTGGGGTAGCGCTCGAATACGCCGCTGTATGTCATCCAGCCCAGCGTCTCGCCCATGCCGCAGCTCTGCACGTACCAGCCGATGTCCTGCCGGCCGGGGTAGGCCATCAGGCCGGGTCCGACCAACGGTTGGCGTAGGCCGCCGACATGCATGGTGATGGGGACCCGCAGGCTATCCGCGGCCTCCCAAAGCGGTTCCCACTCTTCCATGTAGTAGGGGCGCTCGAAGATTCCGTCCGGCAGCAGTGCGGGCCGCAGGCCCAGGCCCGCGGCACGTTCCAGCTCGGCCACCGACGCGGCAACATCCTTGAACGGCAGGTGGATTCCGGGCGCGACGCGATGGAGGTAGGGGCCCCAGTGGTCGGCCAACCAGTCGTTGGCCACCTTGCAGTAGGCGATGTCGGCATCGGCGGGGATTCCGTTGGGCATGTCGGCGATTCGGCCGATCAGCACGGCGCCGTAGACACCGTCGCGCTCGAGGTCGGCGAGTTGCTCTGCGGCGTCCAGGCTCATGCGCGCCTCGCTGACGACGTTGCCCTCGGCGCCCGTCGCGTCGGCCTGGATGTCAGAGGTGCCTTCGCCACTCATCATCGCAAGTGACACGATGTGGCCGAGCTTGTACACGTCCTTGCCGTGCTCGTCCTGCTCGATCCGGGGGAAGTACTCGCGGTAATGCTCCGGCAGCTCGTTGACTATCGACAGTGGCGGAGTGATGTGACAGTCGGCCGTGATGAGCTTTTCAGGCACCATGGTGTTGCTCCTGCAGCTCGGAGAGTTCAGGGTTCACCGGGCCACCCGGCATCATCGGGAAGGACCGCGAGTCCCAATAGTCGCGATTGTGGACGATGCGGCCATCGTCGTCCGTCTCGCCGACGGACGTTCCGCGACAGGCGAATTCAATGTCGAATGCCGTTCCCGACATAGTCCATTCCACCATGTATCGATTGCCGTTTTGCATGCCGCCATGGTGAGTGAACTTGCAGTTCGGCACGGCCATCAAGGTGATCTCGACCATGTTCTTGACGCCGTCGTGTCCCTGGAACTCGATGTGGCCGGAGACGTCTTCCCATTTGACTTCGGGGGAGCAGATGGCCACCATCGGCTCGACCTCGTGCGTGTTGAACGCGTCGATGAATTGTTCGCTCCACGACATCGGAGTCTCCATTTCGCAACACCCGCAGCTAGACGATCGTCTAGGCTTAATAGCACCCTAGACGATCGTCTAGTGATGTCAATAGCGCGGACCGCGCGGCGTCGAAACCGGATGTGCAGAAGGCGAATTCAGGCGTAGTCACGCCGAGGCGCGTTTGGGTTATCGGCCTGTTCGGCGCTTGGAGACCGCCGCCGGCAGGCCGACAAGCCGCCGCGCAGTCTCCAGCAGTTGGGCGCGCAGGGTGTCGTCGTCCAGGTCGCCAACTAGGGGATGGGAGACCGTACCGCCGATGACGCAGGTCAGGGCCGCGAGGCGGACCTGCGTATCAGGTCCGGGCTCGTCGCCGACGAGCATCCCGTAGAGCCGCTCGATGAAGTGCTGAAACGGTTTGTGCTCGGACAGCAACCGCACGACCACCGGATCGAACTGCAGGGTGTTCGCCCCGCGGCGGTGTTCCACGGCGTGATCGATCACGAGATTCAGCAGCAGTTCACGCGCCTCGGTGCGGCGGTCCAATGCTTCGGCGGCCTCAAGTGCGTCTTCAAGCGTGGCCAGCTCCATTTCCGCCACGGCGATGATGAGCTCATCTTTGGTATTGAACTGGTGATAGATGGCGCCTTTGGTCACTCCCGTGGCGTCAGCGATCATCTGGTAGGACGTAGCCCCCACGCCATATTCGGCAAACAACTCCAGCGCGGCGCGCAACGTGCGCATCTGCGAAACCGTTCGAGGGGTGGAGCCAAGCCGCGTGGGCTGCGTGGAGGACGGCATCGGACAAGGGTATCCCGCCAGGAATCGATCAGCTAGACGGTCGTCTAGCTCGGCTACACGATGTTTGCGCGGCGCCAATGTGGGGCACGTCACAAGCAGGGTCTCGGGGCAAGTAATCCATCAAGCCAGTAGCGTAGCGCGGTTCAGTGAACAGGCGATCTAATTTCGCATGGGACAAAATCGCTTAAATCAGTTTATACTAAGGAAGATTCAATCGCTTACTTGATGCCGGTGAACGACTGTGTACCATAAAAATCATGGCTGAGCGCGGCGCCCAACCCAACGTCCCACGGGGTCGCCGTCTGTTCTTGCGCGCGGTGCGGCGGCTATTCAGCCCGCTGCAGCCCGACGATTACCTCGAGATGATCAACCCGCTCTGGACCACCAAGGAACTGCGCGGGAAGGTCGAACGGGTCGAGCAGCAGGGCTCGGAAGCTGCGAGCATCCTGATTCGGCCGGGGTACGAATGGCCGGGGCACAAGCCGGGGCAATATGTCCGGCTCGGTGTGGTGATCGACGGCGTCTACCACTGGCGCGCGTACTCGCTGACCTCGGATCCGTCGCCGGAGGACGGCCTGATCAGCGTGACGCCCAAGAAGGTGGACAGCGGCATCGTGTCGCCCTATCTGGTGCAGAAGATCCAGCCGGGCGATCTGGTGCGGCTCGGCGAAATCGAGGGCGTGTTCACCCTACCTACGCCGCTGCCGTCGAAGCTGCTGTTCATCAGCGCCGGCAGCGGCATCACTCCGATCATGAGCATGCTGCGCAGCCTGGATCATCGCGGCGAACTGGACGACGCGGTCGTCATCCATTCCGCGCGCACCCGCGACCAGGTCATGTTTTTGCCCGTCCTGGAGGACCTGGATAACCGCAACGAGCGGATGCGGCTCGATCTGCGCCTGACGTCCGAGCGGGGCCGGCTGTCGCCGGGTGACCTCGACGAGGTCTGCCCGGACTGGCGCGAACGCGAGGCGTTCTGTTCGGGGCCAGAGGAAATGCTCGACGCGCTGATCGCACACTGGGAAGCCAACGGCGACCCGGATCGCCTGCACTTCGAGCGCTTCCAGCCGAAGATCGGCGGCGGGGCCGGCGCCGGCGAAGGCGGCGTGGTGAACTTCCTCGACAGCGAAAAGACGGTCGAATGCGACGGCGGCACATCGATATTGGAGGCCGGGGAAAAGGCTGGCCTCAATCTCGCGTATGGCTGCCGCATCGGAATCTGTCACACCTGCGTCGGCACGCTCAAATCGGGCAAGCTGCGTGATCTGCGCTCTGGTGACGTCATCGAACCCACTGAACAAGACGTGCGGATCTGTATCCACACCGCCGAAGGTGATGTGGAGCTCGAACTGTAACGAAAGGAGTCGCGATGACTTCTACGCTGGAACGCCAACACAACCCAATCGCCCACCTCGGCGAGCAAGAGCGCGAGAAGCTTGCCAAGGAACTCGACGCGATTCACGACGAGGTGTTCGCCGACCTCGGCGAGCGCGACCGCCGATACATCAAGACGGTGATTTCGGTACAACGCCAGATCGTGGTGGCCGGACGTGTGCTGCTGCTCGGGTCACGGTCGAAAACCGCGTGGGTGCTGGGCACCGCGTGCCTGGGTATGGCCAAGATCTTGGAGAACATGGAGATCGGCCACAACGTGATGCACGGCCAATGGGATTGGATGAACGATCCCGATATTCACTCCTCGGTCTGGGATTGGGACACGGCCTCGACCAAGGAGGCGTGGAAGCATTCGCACAACTACATCCATCACACCTACACGAATATCCTTGGCAAGGATAAGGATCTCGGCTACGAGATCATGCGAATCGATCCCAACCAGAAGTGGCACCCGCGCTTTTTGGGGCAACCGCTGTACAACCTCCTGCTCACCGTGCTGTTCGAGTGGGGCGTCGCGGTACACGACATGGACATCGAAGCGATCCGGGCGGGGGAGAAGCCCTGGTCGGAGGTGCGCAAAGACCTGAAAGGCATTGGGGGAAAAGCGCGTTCGCAGATCATCAAGGACTACCTCGGTTGGCCGCTGATCAGCGCCGGCGCATTTGGGCTGGTGCAGTTGGCGCTGCGGGGCCGGCTCGAGCAACCGGCGGAGTCCCGTACCGGCAGATTGCTTCGGAGGGTTTCAAGAACGGGCCGGCTGGGCGCCACGGCGGCTTTCCTCGATCGGGTGCTACCCGGCGTGGAAAGCACCTACCTGCGCACCTTGGGAGCCGACGCCCTGGCCAACGTCATCCGCAACGTGTGGGCGCACGCCATCATCTTCTGCGGCCACTTTCCCGACCAGACCTATACCTTCACCCAAGAGGAGACCGAGAACGAGACGCGCGGGGATTGGTATCTGCGTCAGTTGGTTGGCGCGGCCAACATCGACGGCAGCCCGCTCTTTCACGTGATCAGCGGCAACCTCGGCTATCAGGTTGAGCACCACCTGTATCCCGACATGCCGAGTAGCCGATACTCCGAGATCGCGCCCAAGATCAAGGAAATCTGTGAGCGCTACGAGTTGCCGTACAACTCCGGACGGTTTTCCAAGCAGTGGTTCACGGTGCACCGCAGCATCTTTCGATTGGCTTTCCCCGGCGGGAAGCCGCGACCGAAGCCCGGTCCGTACCGCAGCGAGGAGCGCCGCCCGGTAACGCGGGAGCCCGGTGAAGCGGACCGGTTCCGCGGGCGCGTACCGGCCGAACATCCCGCGGCGGGCCCGGAGCACAAGTCCGGTGGGGTCGAGGTGCAGCCGCCGCCGCGTGGCAAGGACTGATTTAGGACTGAACCAAGACTGGCTCAAGCCTGACTCAACTGGCGCCCGCAGGATCGGGGGCGGCATCCGGGGGTTCGCCGAACCGGGCCAACACCAGCGTCGCGGCTACCGCTATCACAAATCCGGTGATCACCAGCCAGCCGTAGCCGGGGCGGGCGCGGTCACCGAGCCACACGGCGCCGACGAGCGCGGGGGCGACCGTCTCACCGACCACCATGGCGGCCACGGTCGTGGTGACCGAGCCACGTTGTAATGCCGAGGTGAGCAACAGGAATCCGGCGGCCCCGCCGGCCGCCGCCGCATACAGCGCCGGATTGGCGTAGAAGGCGCGCTTGGTGGGGTCGATCTCGTCGAGCAGGCGCACCCCGATCTCGACGACACCGAAGCCGGTGCCCGAACCGAGACCCAGCGCGAGCGCGCGCTCGCGTTCGGGCAGCCGGCCCGCAACGGCACCGGCGACGAATATCGCCACGACCACGCCCACCAGCGCCCAACCCAATCCCGCTGGGGCACGGCGGAAGTGGCCGGGCCCGGCTGCGCACGCGAGCACGAATAAGCTCACGCAGACGACGCCGACGGCCGTCCATTCGGCTCGGGAAAGCCGCGCCGAGAGCAGCCAGGCGGACACGATGCCGGTGACCGCGATCGAGGCGGCCAACGCCGCGGCGACGACGTAGATGGGCACCAGGCGCAGCGCCACTACCTGAAGCAGAAAGCCGAGGCCGTCCAGACCAATGCCCGCGACATAGCGCCACTGTTTACTGGCGCGGATCAGCAGCGCGGGGTCGATGCCCGAACCGCTGCCGGATTCCACCGATCGCGTCGCGACGGCCTGCAATACCGAGGCACTGCCGTAACACACCGAGCAGCCCAGAGCGAGAAGGAAACCGATCAGCACAGACCGACAATACGGTCAACCCGCGTGGGCCGCTCGCTTCCCGAGTGTCTAGCCGGTGGGGGAGAACAGCACCGCGGTGGCCATGGCTGCGAGATCATCGGCGAACGTCGGATCGCTTTGCTCTCGCCCGATGTGGGTCATGTTGTGAATCACCGCCAGCGCGGTGTGCACCAACACCCGTGCGGCCTGCTCACCGACCGCGGGCCGCGAAGCACGCAACAGCGCCACCCATTCGGCGACATATTCGCGCTGCCGGTTACGCGTGACGTCGTCGATGTTCTGTTGCTCGGACAGCAACAGCGAGGCCAAAACGGTTCGCTCCAAGGCCAGTTCGATGTAGCCGCGGACCAGATCGTGCAGGGCCTGCGCGGCCCCGTCGTTGGCGCGTAGTACCCGGTTGAGCAGCAACCAGAGCGCGCTCACTCCGCGTGCAGTCGCGGTTTCGAGAATGTCGGCCTTGCTCGCGAAATAGCTGTAGAGGTTGGGGCCGGTCACGCCGGCGGCCATCCCGATCTCGTTGAGGGAGGTCGCGTCGAAGCCGTTGCGTTCGAACAGCGTTATGGCGTGCGCCAGCAGGCTTTCGCGTTTGGACACCGGTTCGAGCGCAGCGGTGCGCGGTCGCGGCAGTTCCGCTGCGGGTGGACCCAATTCGGCCGCGCACAGCGAGCGGCACGCCACCGTCAGCAGCGCCACGAAGTCCGCATGCGGCAACTTCGTGGCGTGGAAGCTTGGACTGGCCATGATCGACTGAACCCCCCACGCCAACCGCTGCGTCTGCACCGCGGGCAAATCGGGGCGCTGCGCTTCGATCAACGCCTGGTAGGAGCGATTGTTGTCGCGGAGCCGCCGACGCAGCCGGGTCGCCGTATCGCGTTCCAGGTAGCGTGACTCCCGCCACCACAGCGCGCCGGTGTCACGTCGGGTCACCGCCTGCTCGCAGGCCAGTGCCAGCACGTCCGGCAGGGTCAACTCGCGTTGGCAGGTGACCGCGACCGCGTCGTCGAAGCTGCTGTCGATCACCGCCCCTAGCAACACCGCCTTGTTCGCGAAGTGCCGGTACAGTGCGCCCGCGGTGATCCCCACGGCCTCGGCGATCTCGGCCATCGACACATTGCGGTAGCCGCGCGCAACGATCAGTTGCCGAGCGGCCTCGACGATTTGATCTTTGCGATCCTTGGGCCGCCGGCGAATCCCGACGAGCTCGGCCGCGGGACCGGCGGCCACTTCACAGGGATCTGGCAATGATCTCTTTCATGACCTCGTTGGCCCCGCCGTAGATCTTCTGCACCCGTGCGTCCTCGTACATGCGCGCGATTGGGTACTCGCGCATGTAGCCGTACCCGCCGAAGAGCTGCAGACAGCGATCGATGACCTGGCATTGCTGCTCGGTGAGCCACCACTTGGCCATGGCGGCCGTCGTCGCGTCGAGCTCACCGCGCAGGTGCCGTTCGATGCACGAGTCGAGGAAGACCCGGGCCACGTGCGCCTGGGTCTGGCATTCGGCCAAGGTGAACTTCGTGTTCTGGAAATCGAAGATCGTCTGGTCAAAAGCGTTGCGGGACTTGGTGTACGCGATCGTCTCGGCGACGGCCACCTCGGTCGCGACGACGGCGCTGGTGGCGATGGTGAGCCGCTCCTGGGCGAGCTGAGTCATCAACTGCGCGAAGCCCTTGCCCTCGACGCCGCCCAGGAGATTGTCGGTCGGCACCCGGGCGTTCTCGAAGAACAACTCCGAGGTGTCGGCGCCGTGCTGGCCCACCTTGTCCAGGATGCGGCCCCGGGTGAATCCGGCCAGTCCGGCGGTCTCGGCGATGATCAGCGAGACCCCCTTGGCGCCGGCCTTGGGGTCGGTCTTGGCCACCACCACGATCAGATCGGCCACCGACCCGTTGGAGATGAAGGTCTTGGCGCCGTTGATGATGTAGTCGTCGCCGTCGCGCAGCGCGGTGGTCTTGATGTTTTTCAGGTCGGAGCCCGCGCCGGGCTCGGTCATCGCGATCGCGGTGATCATCTCGCCGCTGGCCATCTTGGGCAGCCAGCGTCGCCGCTGTTCCTCGGTGCCGTAGGCCAGGAAGTAGTGCGCGACGATGCCGCTGTGCACGGAGTTGCCCCAGCCGCTGTCGAGCGCACGACCCTGCGCCTCGATCACGGCCAGGTCGTGAGCGAAACTGCCGCCGCCACC is from Mycobacterium conspicuum and encodes:
- a CDS encoding amidohydrolase family protein, translating into MVPEKLITADCHITPPLSIVNELPEHYREYFPRIEQDEHGKDVYKLGHIVSLAMMSGEGTSDIQADATGAEGNVVSEARMSLDAAEQLADLERDGVYGAVLIGRIADMPNGIPADADIAYCKVANDWLADHWGPYLHRVAPGIHLPFKDVAASVAELERAAGLGLRPALLPDGIFERPYYMEEWEPLWEAADSLRVPITMHVGGLRQPLVGPGLMAYPGRQDIGWYVQSCGMGETLGWMTYSGVFERYPNLHVICTEGYAGWLAFAMQFYDHHFSQSRLHQLGIDDLMGPAKIDVHPSYYLKRQTHATFMWDPLAIRNRDLTGLDCLMWGNDYPHHEGSFPFSAEWIEKQFDGVPANEVDQICRGNAAEVFGITV
- a CDS encoding TetR/AcrR family transcriptional regulator, giving the protein MAAGPAAELVGIRRRPKDRKDQIVEAARQLIVARGYRNVSMAEIAEAVGITAGALYRHFANKAVLLGAVIDSSFDDAVAVTCQRELTLPDVLALACEQAVTRRDTGALWWRESRYLERDTATRLRRRLRDNNRSYQALIEAQRPDLPAVQTQRLAWGVQSIMASPSFHATKLPHADFVALLTVACRSLCAAELGPPAAELPRPRTAALEPVSKRESLLAHAITLFERNGFDATSLNEIGMAAGVTGPNLYSYFASKADILETATARGVSALWLLLNRVLRANDGAAQALHDLVRGYIELALERTVLASLLLSEQQNIDDVTRNRQREYVAEWVALLRASRPAVGEQAARVLVHTALAVIHNMTHIGREQSDPTFADDLAAMATAVLFSPTG
- a CDS encoding nuclear transport factor 2 family protein produces the protein MSWSEQFIDAFNTHEVEPMVAICSPEVKWEDVSGHIEFQGHDGVKNMVEITLMAVPNCKFTHHGGMQNGNRYMVEWTMSGTAFDIEFACRGTSVGETDDDGRIVHNRDYWDSRSFPMMPGGPVNPELSELQEQHHGA
- a CDS encoding ferredoxin reductase is translated as MAERGAQPNVPRGRRLFLRAVRRLFSPLQPDDYLEMINPLWTTKELRGKVERVEQQGSEAASILIRPGYEWPGHKPGQYVRLGVVIDGVYHWRAYSLTSDPSPEDGLISVTPKKVDSGIVSPYLVQKIQPGDLVRLGEIEGVFTLPTPLPSKLLFISAGSGITPIMSMLRSLDHRGELDDAVVIHSARTRDQVMFLPVLEDLDNRNERMRLDLRLTSERGRLSPGDLDEVCPDWREREAFCSGPEEMLDALIAHWEANGDPDRLHFERFQPKIGGGAGAGEGGVVNFLDSEKTVECDGGTSILEAGEKAGLNLAYGCRIGICHTCVGTLKSGKLRDLRSGDVIEPTEQDVRICIHTAEGDVELEL
- a CDS encoding fatty acid desaturase family protein, giving the protein MTSTLERQHNPIAHLGEQEREKLAKELDAIHDEVFADLGERDRRYIKTVISVQRQIVVAGRVLLLGSRSKTAWVLGTACLGMAKILENMEIGHNVMHGQWDWMNDPDIHSSVWDWDTASTKEAWKHSHNYIHHTYTNILGKDKDLGYEIMRIDPNQKWHPRFLGQPLYNLLLTVLFEWGVAVHDMDIEAIRAGEKPWSEVRKDLKGIGGKARSQIIKDYLGWPLISAGAFGLVQLALRGRLEQPAESRTGRLLRRVSRTGRLGATAAFLDRVLPGVESTYLRTLGADALANVIRNVWAHAIIFCGHFPDQTYTFTQEETENETRGDWYLRQLVGAANIDGSPLFHVISGNLGYQVEHHLYPDMPSSRYSEIAPKIKEICERYELPYNSGRFSKQWFTVHRSIFRLAFPGGKPRPKPGPYRSEERRPVTREPGEADRFRGRVPAEHPAAGPEHKSGGVEVQPPPRGKD
- a CDS encoding acyl-CoA dehydrogenase family protein codes for the protein MNTTYTSAWRDDEVNALGELADKFFAKSLVPHRDRFEAQQHVDREVWREAGRLGLLCCSIPEEYGGGGGSFAHDLAVIEAQGRALDSGWGNSVHSGIVAHYFLAYGTEEQRRRWLPKMASGEMITAIAMTEPGAGSDLKNIKTTALRDGDDYIINGAKTFISNGSVADLIVVVAKTDPKAGAKGVSLIIAETAGLAGFTRGRILDKVGQHGADTSELFFENARVPTDNLLGGVEGKGFAQLMTQLAQERLTIATSAVVATEVAVAETIAYTKSRNAFDQTIFDFQNTKFTLAECQTQAHVARVFLDSCIERHLRGELDATTAAMAKWWLTEQQCQVIDRCLQLFGGYGYMREYPIARMYEDARVQKIYGGANEVMKEIIARSL
- a CDS encoding TetR/AcrR family transcriptional regulator, translated to MPSSTQPTRLGSTPRTVSQMRTLRAALELFAEYGVGATSYQMIADATGVTKGAIYHQFNTKDELIIAVAEMELATLEDALEAAEALDRRTEARELLLNLVIDHAVEHRRGANTLQFDPVVVRLLSEHKPFQHFIERLYGMLVGDEPGPDTQVRLAALTCVIGGTVSHPLVGDLDDDTLRAQLLETARRLVGLPAAVSKRRTGR
- a CDS encoding glucose 1-dehydrogenase; the protein is MAGILDHYRLDGKVALVTGAGKGIGAGIAVALAEAGADVAMTARTKEDIEAVAKQVRELGRQAVAIPGDVTDHAGLPHLVDETVSALGGLDILVNNAGGTDQLGTIQTTTVASLEYAFHFNVSTPFELTRLAMPQMLQRGGGSIVNIGSMAGLMAERGFISYSLSKSALAQLTRLLAIELSPRVRVNAVFPGATETDALRGFLEMAPQVRESMHAKTPMRRNGTPADIAAAVTFFASPASSWVTGKLLEVDGAAPPGLFPADYPDL
- a CDS encoding DMT family transporter, whose protein sequence is MLIGFLLALGCSVCYGSASVLQAVATRSVESGSGSGIDPALLIRASKQWRYVAGIGLDGLGFLLQVVALRLVPIYVVAAALAASIAVTGIVSAWLLSARLSRAEWTAVGVVCVSLFVLACAAGPGHFRRAPAGLGWALVGVVVAIFVAGAVAGRLPERERALALGLGSGTGFGVVEIGVRLLDEIDPTKRAFYANPALYAAAAGGAAGFLLLTSALQRGSVTTTVAAMVVGETVAPALVGAVWLGDRARPGYGWLVITGFVIAVAATLVLARFGEPPDAAPDPAGAS